The Galactobacillus timonensis genome has a segment encoding these proteins:
- a CDS encoding DUF1294 domain-containing protein — protein MRIYLVIVNIAALILFGVDKSRAVHHRWRIPEATLFLSALIGGGIGAWVGMYLFHHKTRKWYFVVGIPAIVIVEAVLLRNLILE, from the coding sequence ATGCGAATCTATCTTGTGATCGTCAATATCGCTGCCCTGATTCTGTTCGGGGTCGACAAGTCGCGGGCGGTACATCATCGCTGGCGCATTCCGGAAGCCACCCTGTTTCTCAGTGCCCTGATCGGCGGCGGGATCGGTGCCTGGGTGGGTATGTACCTGTTTCACCACAAAACCCGGAAATGGTACTTTGTGGTCGGCATTCCGGCGATCGTCATTGTTGAAGCTGTTCTGTTGAGAAATCTTATCCTTGAATGA
- a CDS encoding TrmH family RNA methyltransferase: MILEGMIAVKAAVLSKHYAIEAVYIDKDKRDHDTAFLIRACNEAQIPVQRVSRREIDGMTTGRTHGGIAASADHRSYQQLPDCLKKPAPFVALAEGVEDPFNLGYLMRALYCAGCDGLILRPRDWSQCEATILKSSAGAAAWLNVVLMDPEEAVSQCRECGLTVYAAMRKNAIPYTEADYCKPVLLCIGGEMRGLSQAVLKQSDQNIYIPYGSDFRNALNASAAAAVIGFEVLRQRSVNDIK; this comes from the coding sequence ATGATTCTCGAAGGAATGATTGCCGTCAAGGCCGCTGTCCTTTCGAAGCACTACGCGATCGAAGCAGTGTATATCGACAAGGACAAGCGGGACCATGATACGGCGTTTCTGATCCGTGCCTGCAATGAGGCTCAAATCCCCGTTCAGCGGGTCAGCCGCCGCGAGATTGACGGGATGACGACCGGCAGGACCCATGGCGGAATCGCTGCCAGCGCCGATCACCGCAGTTACCAGCAGCTTCCGGATTGTCTAAAGAAGCCGGCTCCCTTTGTGGCACTGGCCGAAGGCGTGGAAGATCCGTTCAATCTTGGCTATCTGATGCGGGCGTTGTACTGTGCCGGGTGCGATGGTCTTATCCTGCGTCCGCGTGACTGGTCGCAATGCGAAGCGACAATTCTCAAAAGTTCGGCCGGCGCCGCCGCATGGCTCAATGTGGTGCTGATGGACCCGGAAGAGGCCGTCAGCCAATGCAGAGAATGTGGTCTAACGGTATATGCCGCGATGCGCAAGAATGCAATACCATATACCGAAGCCGATTACTGTAAGCCGGTGCTGTTATGCATCGGCGGCGAAATGCGCGGACTGAGTCAGGCCGTGCTGAAGCAGTCGGATCAGAACATCTATATTCCCTACGGCAGTGATTTCCGCAATGCGCTCAATGCTTCGGCCGCAGCCGCAGTGATCGGCTTTGAAGTGCTTCGTCAGCGCAGCGTAAACGATATAAAATAG
- a CDS encoding peptidase U32 family protein, whose product MDRKQYSEHSVELLAPAGDLARAKTAIRFGADAVYLGGQHYSLRSRASNFTMDEIREACAFARDHHASIHVTVNEIPHEEDFEGLEDYLIQLQDAGVRAIIVASPSIMALSKRVAPRLEVHCSTQLSVTNSAAARYLVHSARVDRVVLARECTLDDVRVITASCPVPTEAFIHGGMCVNYSGRCTLSNRMTLRDANRGGCAQSCRWSYRLMEGNACLSDGHPLMTMGSKDLMAAEEIEQLIAAGVASFKIEGRMKTEYYVAGIVSAYRHLIDEILNSDRPLPRQRLAYHTGEILKTVNRETCPGFYQGVEGAGIITHPMNNDSVNHSFLGTVTSYDPEKHIAWIETRNPFDAGDRVEIMAAGADNQSFVLEELFDENGIPVGYSRVPMAAIGIRIPFAVHPGDYLRRDE is encoded by the coding sequence ATGGACAGAAAACAATACTCTGAACATTCCGTGGAACTATTGGCGCCGGCTGGCGATCTTGCGCGGGCAAAGACAGCGATCCGCTTCGGCGCAGATGCGGTGTACCTTGGCGGTCAGCATTACTCGCTGCGTTCGCGGGCATCCAACTTTACGATGGATGAAATCCGCGAAGCGTGTGCCTTTGCCAGGGACCATCATGCCAGCATTCATGTGACGGTCAATGAAATTCCTCATGAAGAGGATTTCGAAGGCCTCGAAGACTATCTGATCCAGCTGCAGGATGCCGGCGTCAGGGCAATTATTGTTGCCAGCCCTTCCATCATGGCTCTTTCCAAACGTGTCGCCCCGCGTCTTGAGGTGCACTGCAGCACCCAGCTCAGCGTCACCAATTCCGCCGCCGCACGCTATCTGGTCCACTCTGCCCGGGTGGATCGCGTCGTGCTGGCCAGGGAATGTACGCTGGACGATGTGCGCGTCATTACGGCTTCGTGTCCTGTCCCGACGGAAGCCTTCATTCATGGCGGCATGTGTGTCAACTATTCCGGCCGCTGCACGCTGAGCAACCGGATGACGCTTCGCGACGCCAACCGCGGCGGCTGCGCCCAGTCGTGCCGCTGGAGCTATCGTCTGATGGAGGGAAATGCCTGTCTCAGTGACGGACATCCCCTGATGACCATGGGGTCGAAGGATCTGATGGCTGCCGAAGAGATCGAACAGCTGATCGCTGCCGGAGTCGCATCCTTCAAGATTGAAGGCCGCATGAAAACGGAATATTACGTCGCCGGTATCGTGTCTGCCTATCGGCATCTGATTGACGAAATTCTGAACAGCGACCGTCCATTGCCCCGTCAACGTCTTGCCTACCACACAGGTGAAATTCTCAAGACCGTCAACCGCGAAACCTGTCCCGGCTTCTATCAGGGCGTGGAAGGTGCCGGCATCATCACGCATCCCATGAACAACGACAGCGTCAATCACTCGTTTCTGGGCACAGTAACATCGTATGATCCTGAGAAGCACATCGCCTGGATCGAGACACGCAACCCCTTTGATGCGGGTGACAGGGTGGAGATTATGGCGGCCGGTGCCGATAATCAAAGCTTCGTTCTGGAAGAACTTTTTGATGAAAACGGAATCCCCGTCGGTTATTCCAGGGTACCGATGGCCGCCATCGGCATCCGCATTCCCTTTGCCGTACATCCGGGGGACTACCTGAGGAGGGACGAATGA
- a CDS encoding U32 family peptidase, which yields MKKIAFAVTNEDIDFHQTLLEHGADEVVYALNGCAFSGLCGFDLDQVQNLDHCSILCTRLFPQDQLEQLKRLLDAITETEIRHVYFSDPAVVELADEQLKPRLLYRPETLATNALDARWWMEQGIGGVSVSPVLTINEVEDILKKCPDCEVTIHGHLLLSASRRLLLSLYAEEAGLDPQITGHNDLSLKEEKRDYELGIYENGCGTFIYSDFVQESLGDVVKFAADGADRFFIDSVRLSHEETVSALDAYQAVLQGADAARAAQALKDAFAATHYTGGFYGQKTIL from the coding sequence ATGAAAAAAATCGCATTTGCAGTTACAAATGAAGATATTGATTTTCATCAAACGCTGCTGGAACACGGCGCTGATGAAGTTGTCTATGCCCTTAACGGCTGCGCATTCAGCGGCCTCTGCGGGTTTGATCTGGACCAGGTACAGAATCTTGATCACTGCTCCATTTTATGCACCCGTCTTTTTCCGCAGGACCAATTGGAACAGCTGAAACGGCTGCTTGACGCCATCACGGAAACAGAGATCCGCCATGTCTATTTCTCGGATCCGGCCGTTGTTGAACTTGCGGATGAACAGCTGAAGCCAAGACTCCTGTATCGCCCCGAAACACTGGCCACCAACGCGCTGGACGCACGCTGGTGGATGGAACAGGGCATCGGCGGCGTATCTGTTTCGCCTGTTCTTACAATCAATGAAGTCGAAGACATCCTGAAAAAGTGCCCGGATTGCGAAGTAACCATCCATGGACATCTTCTTCTTTCCGCCTCCCGCCGCCTGCTTTTGTCTCTGTATGCCGAAGAAGCGGGGCTGGATCCGCAGATCACTGGACACAATGACCTCTCACTGAAAGAAGAGAAGAGGGATTATGAACTTGGCATTTATGAAAACGGCTGTGGCACGTTCATCTACAGCGATTTTGTACAGGAAAGCCTCGGCGATGTCGTAAAGTTTGCTGCCGATGGAGCAGACCGCTTCTTCATTGACAGTGTTCGTTTATCACATGAAGAAACCGTATCCGCTCTGGATGCCTATCAAGCGGTTCTTCAGGGCGCTGACGCAGCCAGGGCAGCGCAGGCGCTGAAGGATGCGTTTGCCGCCACACACTATACCGGGGGGTTCTATGGACAGAAAACAATACTCTGA
- a CDS encoding folate family ECF transporter S component, translating into MDFRMMFHSSAAKLRQTRYLALMAVMIALKVVVGNFYIPLSENLHLSITFLLVGLEAMMIGPAAGMVSGAVTDIVGFLLFPSGPWFPGYTLTAMAGELVYGLFFYGQRVGWGRITAAKIISNYGINVLMGSLWSAMLYSKGYYYYFVRSLIKNTIYLPFQIVMFAALFSLLGPVLKEKGLIPGEIVLKKKPSKN; encoded by the coding sequence ATGGATTTTCGTATGATGTTTCATTCTTCTGCGGCCAAACTGCGGCAGACGCGGTATCTTGCGCTGATGGCGGTGATGATCGCTCTGAAGGTTGTTGTAGGCAATTTCTACATCCCTCTGAGCGAGAATCTGCACCTTTCGATCACCTTCCTTCTAGTCGGACTGGAGGCGATGATGATCGGTCCCGCTGCGGGAATGGTATCGGGAGCCGTGACGGATATCGTCGGGTTCCTGCTGTTTCCCTCCGGTCCGTGGTTTCCCGGCTATACGCTGACCGCCATGGCGGGTGAACTGGTGTACGGCCTCTTCTTCTACGGGCAGCGGGTCGGCTGGGGAAGGATCACGGCTGCCAAGATCATTTCCAACTATGGAATCAATGTTCTGATGGGGTCGCTCTGGTCGGCCATGCTTTATTCCAAGGGCTACTACTATTACTTTGTACGCAGCCTGATCAAGAATACGATCTATCTTCCCTTCCAGATTGTAATGTTTGCGGCCCTGTTTTCACTGCTTGGACCTGTGCTGAAAGAAAAAGGACTGATTCCGGGAGAAATCGTCCTCAAGAAGAAGCCATCGAAAAATTGA
- a CDS encoding CapA family protein codes for MPENEKNGLSSLFKFLIVLALVIGGTSLTMNLLSMRVEQQAGIETPESEYWVPQEQAASIAFLAAGSAPGNSTEQLGGLPFLSNYDLSAYSADLSSGGTNFIETASGSGLSLLSLAQPDFNVQQLPTLLSSLDDKGIGYAGMNVSTSRQNQLYTVSYNGIDIAFLSYTDGVNEIIPDAESYLVNVYDDEKTPLQVAKAAGQADVIVVYMTWSGADGAMPTQRQQTIANALASAGASIIIGNSGGIQPVSWIDDTLVYYGLGSFCPEEGDAGALGVVTITKITTGMKSRIELTNPKADFITGSEAGPVLVSQSSLSDEKKTELNNRYSSVILSMDDSTRIGGLE; via the coding sequence ATGCCTGAAAATGAGAAAAACGGACTCTCATCTCTGTTTAAATTTCTGATCGTTCTGGCTCTGGTGATCGGCGGAACTTCGCTGACGATGAACCTGCTTTCAATGCGTGTTGAACAGCAGGCCGGCATCGAGACGCCGGAGAGCGAATACTGGGTCCCGCAGGAACAGGCTGCCAGCATCGCTTTTCTTGCGGCAGGAAGTGCGCCCGGAAACAGTACGGAGCAGCTGGGCGGTCTGCCGTTTCTCTCCAACTATGATCTTTCCGCCTATTCCGCAGATCTTTCAAGCGGCGGCACCAATTTTATTGAAACAGCTTCGGGCAGCGGTCTTTCGCTGCTTTCACTTGCCCAGCCCGACTTCAATGTTCAACAGCTTCCGACGCTTCTTTCATCGCTGGATGACAAGGGCATCGGCTATGCCGGCATGAATGTTTCGACATCGCGTCAGAATCAGCTGTATACCGTCTCGTATAACGGTATTGATATCGCTTTTCTCAGCTATACGGACGGGGTGAATGAAATCATTCCCGATGCCGAATCCTATCTGGTCAATGTCTATGACGATGAAAAGACGCCGCTGCAGGTTGCCAAGGCGGCGGGCCAGGCGGATGTGATCGTTGTTTATATGACATGGAGCGGGGCAGACGGTGCGATGCCTACCCAGCGCCAGCAGACGATCGCAAATGCGCTGGCATCGGCCGGCGCATCAATCATCATCGGCAACAGCGGCGGCATTCAGCCGGTTTCCTGGATTGACGATACGCTGGTGTACTACGGTCTTGGAAGTTTCTGCCCGGAAGAAGGTGATGCCGGTGCTCTTGGCGTCGTTACGATTACCAAGATTACGACGGGTATGAAATCACGGATCGAGCTTACCAATCCCAAGGCCGATTTCATCACCGGGTCAGAGGCGGGACCGGTTCTTGTATCGCAAAGCAGTCTGAGCGACGAAAAGAAAACGGAACTGAACAACCGTTACAGTTCCGTAATCCTTTCGATGGATGACAGTACGCGGATCGGCGGTCTGGAATAG
- a CDS encoding pyridoxal phosphate-dependent aminotransferase — MSFVRKSTSLKPIKDTVFVVAAAAAKDQDPSTCNATIGSLYDENGQLVAYDSVYDHYDSISHIHKAKYAASFTGNNDFRKAVASWVFQGTEMHLPHTVIATPGGSGADFMAIRNTLEEGDTLLIPDICWGSYSLMAAMNNISIRRYTMFESDHFNLASVKEEIEAIQKTQDHVTLVVNDPCHNPTGYSMSDQEWKDLIALLNEEGKKTPIVLIDDIAYIDYAYNPKMRAYMNHFNEISGNVMIVVAFSCSKTMTAYGLRCGAAVAVAKNEADVRAMEIVMEKTARATWSSIPNAAMEEFVWLTSEGLDAYLKEKQGYIDLLRERSGIFLQEAKECNLPCWPYKEGFFVTVKVENPEDLDPVHDALMNAHIYTVEVNKGIRVAVCSLPVKKVKGLAARMKAVFDAYYGRKGK, encoded by the coding sequence ATGTCATTTGTTCGAAAGAGTACCTCACTGAAGCCGATTAAAGATACCGTTTTCGTCGTCGCCGCTGCCGCCGCAAAGGATCAGGATCCTTCGACCTGCAACGCAACGATCGGTTCCCTCTATGATGAGAACGGTCAGCTTGTCGCATATGATAGTGTCTATGATCACTACGATTCGATTTCCCATATTCATAAGGCAAAATACGCCGCCAGCTTTACGGGCAACAATGATTTCCGCAAGGCTGTCGCTTCCTGGGTGTTCCAGGGAACGGAAATGCACCTGCCACATACCGTCATCGCGACACCGGGCGGATCCGGCGCCGACTTCATGGCTATCCGCAATACGCTGGAAGAAGGCGATACCCTTCTGATTCCGGATATCTGCTGGGGTTCCTACTCCCTGATGGCGGCCATGAACAACATCTCCATCCGCCGCTATACGATGTTTGAAAGCGATCACTTCAACCTCGCCAGCGTCAAAGAAGAGATTGAAGCCATTCAGAAGACACAGGACCATGTGACCCTCGTTGTCAATGACCCCTGCCACAATCCGACCGGCTACTCGATGAGCGACCAGGAGTGGAAGGATCTGATCGCCCTTCTTAATGAAGAAGGAAAGAAGACGCCGATCGTTCTGATCGATGATATTGCCTACATTGACTATGCCTACAACCCGAAGATGCGGGCCTATATGAATCACTTCAATGAGATCTCGGGTAACGTGATGATCGTCGTTGCCTTCTCCTGCTCGAAGACGATGACGGCATATGGTCTGCGGTGTGGTGCCGCTGTTGCCGTTGCAAAGAATGAGGCAGATGTCCGTGCCATGGAGATCGTCATGGAAAAGACGGCCCGGGCAACCTGGTCTTCCATTCCCAATGCGGCCATGGAAGAATTCGTCTGGCTCACAAGCGAGGGACTGGATGCCTATCTGAAGGAGAAGCAGGGTTATATTGATCTTCTGCGTGAACGGTCCGGCATCTTCCTTCAGGAAGCAAAAGAATGCAATCTTCCCTGCTGGCCCTATAAGGAAGGCTTCTTCGTGACAGTAAAGGTAGAGAATCCTGAGGATCTTGATCCGGTTCATGATGCATTGATGAATGCCCACATTTATACTGTCGAAGTAAACAAGGGCATCCGCGTCGCCGTATGTTCCCTGCCGGTTAAGAAGGTAAAAGGACTGGCGGCCCGGATGAAGGCAGTATTTGATGCCTATTACGGCAGAAAAGGAAAGTAA
- a CDS encoding HD domain-containing protein, which produces MTRIVGSRNTLLDVSDEDAMEFLDIVQDIVQNTEFQKLKHYRHHMFSTRYQHCLNVAWYSYCMSKRRKLNYVSCTRGALLHDFYLYDSHREKAPIPGRHSVVHPQVALANAKHWFPVDDVMEDCIANHMFPTAPTLPRTREGWIVSRADKYCASLEWSEHYSKILETIFKYSLGPLFQVREN; this is translated from the coding sequence ATGACAAGAATTGTAGGCTCGCGTAACACGCTGCTGGATGTTTCCGATGAAGACGCAATGGAGTTTCTGGATATCGTTCAGGATATCGTTCAGAATACGGAGTTCCAGAAGCTGAAGCATTACCGTCACCATATGTTTTCGACGCGCTACCAGCATTGTCTGAATGTGGCGTGGTATTCCTATTGCATGTCAAAGCGGCGGAAGCTGAACTATGTTTCCTGTACGCGGGGTGCTCTGCTCCATGATTTCTATCTTTATGATTCGCACCGTGAAAAGGCTCCGATTCCGGGGCGCCACAGCGTCGTTCATCCCCAGGTAGCCCTGGCCAACGCAAAGCACTGGTTCCCTGTCGATGATGTGATGGAAGACTGCATCGCCAACCACATGTTTCCGACGGCACCGACCCTTCCGCGTACACGGGAAGGCTGGATCGTTTCGCGGGCGGACAAATACTGTGCAAGCCTCGAGTGGAGTGAGCATTATTCCAAGATTCTGGAAACCATCTTCAAATATTCGCTGGGACCTTTGTTCCAGGTAAGGGAGAATTGA
- a CDS encoding zinc dependent phospholipase C family protein, whose amino-acid sequence MPAATTHIEFARDVLRNLPRDFEIADRPAFFLGSQGPDLLFYTSFSILPGTLKKYGNLLHDARPLPYMTWMRDHADDDILRSYLYGFYCHYAMDSICHPIIEAFAEKMSKEEGEPHGVWHVRIESQLDVYTLAKEHRTIEDFDADHWLKAPKKDADEIGTCLHNMFLEIFHLDLPLKKLQKAAPDTARSMAMLRPSNAKYRFAGSMEKLLRQPHGLTALMLNDKNDCVILNTDHQPYTNLIDPNGIDTSSYEELYAQSLQKAVRLITDYDPSDISVNFLGIPVTDQPAV is encoded by the coding sequence ATGCCGGCTGCGACGACACACATCGAATTTGCCCGTGACGTGCTGCGCAATCTGCCAAGAGATTTTGAGATTGCGGACCGCCCCGCCTTTTTCCTGGGATCGCAAGGCCCGGACCTTCTGTTCTATACAAGCTTCAGCATACTTCCCGGGACCCTCAAGAAATACGGCAATCTGCTCCATGACGCCCGTCCACTGCCCTATATGACCTGGATGCGGGACCATGCCGATGACGATATTCTGCGCAGCTATCTGTACGGGTTCTATTGTCATTATGCGATGGATTCCATCTGTCATCCGATCATTGAAGCCTTCGCGGAAAAAATGTCCAAAGAAGAAGGTGAGCCGCATGGCGTGTGGCATGTGCGCATTGAGTCACAGCTTGATGTCTATACACTTGCCAAAGAACACCGGACGATTGAAGACTTTGATGCGGACCACTGGCTGAAGGCACCGAAAAAAGATGCCGATGAGATCGGCACCTGTCTTCACAATATGTTTCTGGAGATCTTCCATCTGGATCTGCCGCTGAAGAAACTGCAGAAGGCGGCGCCGGATACTGCACGCAGTATGGCGATGCTGCGGCCTTCCAATGCCAAGTACCGCTTTGCAGGAAGTATGGAAAAGCTCCTGCGGCAGCCCCATGGACTGACGGCACTGATGCTCAATGACAAGAATGACTGCGTAATCCTGAATACGGATCATCAGCCGTATACAAATCTCATCGATCCAAACGGCATCGATACAAGCAGCTATGAGGAACTGTATGCGCAAAGCCTTCAGAAAGCGGTCCGTCTGATTACGGACTACGACCCCAGTGACATCAGTGTCAACTTCCTCGGTATCCCGGTGACAGATCAGCCGGCGGTGTGA
- the nrdG gene encoding anaerobic ribonucleoside-triphosphate reductase activating protein codes for MYYGNIKKDDIADGEGVRVSLFVSGCTNACKGCFQPETWDFCYGKPYTEETEQEILAAMDHPWIAGFTSLGGEPFEPSNQEVLVGLFRRIHEVYPDKTIWSYTGFVYDQDLVPGGRRYTGVTDEMLGYLDVLVDGPFVLEKKNISLAFRGSENQRVIDMKKTLREGKVALYIDDLAAVKAKYDNHTAG; via the coding sequence ATGTATTACGGAAACATCAAGAAGGACGATATCGCAGACGGTGAGGGGGTACGCGTCTCTCTGTTTGTCAGCGGCTGTACGAATGCATGCAAAGGCTGCTTTCAGCCGGAAACATGGGACTTCTGCTATGGAAAGCCGTACACGGAAGAAACGGAGCAGGAGATTCTCGCTGCCATGGACCATCCCTGGATTGCCGGCTTCACATCGCTGGGCGGAGAACCGTTTGAGCCATCGAATCAGGAGGTCCTCGTCGGTTTGTTCCGCAGGATTCATGAAGTATATCCGGATAAGACCATCTGGTCCTATACCGGTTTTGTCTATGATCAGGATCTTGTGCCGGGCGGCCGGCGCTATACCGGTGTGACCGATGAAATGCTCGGTTATCTCGATGTTCTGGTTGATGGTCCGTTTGTGCTTGAAAAGAAGAATATTTCACTTGCCTTCCGCGGGTCTGAAAACCAGCGTGTCATTGACATGAAAAAGACCCTCCGCGAAGGGAAGGTCGCTCTTTATATTGATGATCTTGCGGCGGTGAAAGCGAAGTACGACAATCACACCGCCGGCTGA
- the nrdD gene encoding anaerobic ribonucleoside-triphosphate reductase yields the protein MNVIKRSGEEVVFDAQKIYNAVHKANEATVIDKQMKPEQIQRITDKVSGECAALDRAVAVEEIQDMVEEAIMAEGAYQVAHNYITYRYERALVRKANTTDEKIMSLIGRTNEEAKQENSNKNPTVNSTQRDYMAGEVSKDITRRFLLPQDILDAHEKGIIHFHDADYFAQPMYNCCLVNLEDMLQNGTVISGTKIEKPHSFATACNIATQIIAQVASNQYGGQTITLSHLAPFVDISRQKYRKAVAQEMAEAGVEVDTDKINAIAEQRVRKEITTGVQTIQYQIITLMTTNGQAPFVTVFMYLDEVPEGQTREDLATIIEEMLRQRYQGVKNEKGVWITPAFPKLIYVLDEDNIHENSRYYYLTKLAAECTAKRMVPDYISAKIMRQLKGDVYPCMGCRSFLTPDRFTDNGWKNEEHALNSNGKHKYYGRFNQGVVTINLVDVACSSGKDMDKFWKIFDERLDLCYRALMIRHNRLLGTPSDVAPILWQYGAIARLAKGETIDKLLYNGYSTISLGYGGLCECVRYMTGLSHTTPEGGKFGLAVMQHLNDACAKWKAETNIDFSVYGTPMESTTYKFAKCLQKRFGIIPGVTDKNYITNSYHIHVQEEINAFDKLTKEAAFQQLSPGGAISYVEVPNMQNNIQAVLALMKHIYNTIMYAELNTKSDYCQVCGYDGEIQIVEDENHKLIWRCPNCGNTDQSKMNVARRTCGYIGTQFWNQGRTAEIRDRVLHL from the coding sequence ATGAATGTAATTAAGAGAAGCGGCGAAGAAGTTGTTTTTGATGCACAGAAAATCTACAACGCCGTCCATAAGGCAAATGAAGCGACAGTCATCGACAAGCAGATGAAGCCGGAGCAGATTCAGCGGATCACGGACAAGGTGAGCGGTGAGTGTGCGGCGCTGGACCGTGCGGTCGCGGTCGAAGAGATTCAGGATATGGTCGAAGAAGCGATCATGGCTGAAGGCGCTTATCAGGTCGCCCATAATTACATTACCTATCGTTATGAGCGTGCGCTGGTGCGCAAGGCCAATACGACGGATGAGAAGATCATGTCCCTGATCGGACGCACCAACGAAGAGGCGAAGCAGGAGAATTCCAACAAGAATCCGACTGTCAATTCGACGCAGCGTGACTATATGGCCGGCGAAGTGTCGAAGGACATAACGCGCCGCTTCCTTCTGCCGCAGGACATTCTGGATGCCCATGAGAAAGGCATCATTCATTTTCATGATGCGGACTACTTTGCGCAGCCGATGTATAACTGCTGCCTGGTAAATCTTGAGGATATGCTCCAGAACGGTACGGTCATCTCCGGCACCAAGATTGAGAAGCCGCACAGCTTTGCGACAGCCTGCAACATTGCGACGCAGATCATTGCCCAGGTCGCTTCCAACCAGTACGGCGGCCAGACAATTACCCTGAGCCATCTGGCACCGTTCGTTGACATTTCGCGTCAGAAGTACCGCAAGGCAGTGGCGCAGGAAATGGCGGAAGCTGGCGTTGAAGTGGATACGGATAAGATCAACGCAATTGCGGAGCAGCGCGTCCGTAAAGAAATAACGACCGGTGTTCAGACGATTCAGTATCAGATCATTACGCTGATGACGACCAATGGACAGGCGCCGTTTGTGACCGTGTTCATGTACCTGGATGAAGTTCCGGAAGGACAGACGCGGGAAGATCTTGCAACGATCATCGAAGAGATGCTGCGTCAGCGCTATCAGGGTGTTAAGAACGAGAAGGGCGTCTGGATTACGCCGGCGTTCCCGAAGCTGATCTATGTTCTGGATGAAGACAACATTCATGAAAACAGCAGGTATTACTATCTGACGAAGCTGGCGGCTGAGTGCACTGCGAAGCGCATGGTTCCGGACTATATTTCGGCAAAGATCATGCGTCAGCTGAAGGGCGATGTGTATCCGTGCATGGGATGCCGTTCCTTCCTGACTCCGGACCGCTTTACGGACAATGGCTGGAAGAATGAGGAACATGCCCTCAATTCCAATGGCAAACACAAATACTATGGCCGCTTCAACCAGGGCGTTGTGACGATCAACCTCGTTGATGTCGCATGCTCGTCTGGCAAGGATATGGACAAGTTCTGGAAGATCTTTGATGAGCGTCTTGATCTGTGCTACAGGGCACTGATGATCCGCCACAACCGTCTTCTCGGGACGCCATCCGATGTGGCTCCGATTCTGTGGCAGTATGGTGCCATTGCCCGTCTTGCCAAGGGTGAGACGATCGATAAGCTTCTCTACAACGGTTATTCGACGATTTCCCTGGGCTATGGCGGTCTCTGTGAGTGCGTCCGTTATATGACGGGCCTTTCCCACACGACTCCGGAAGGCGGAAAGTTCGGTCTCGCCGTTATGCAGCATCTGAACGATGCCTGCGCAAAGTGGAAGGCTGAGACGAACATCGACTTCTCCGTCTACGGTACGCCGATGGAGTCGACAACCTATAAGTTTGCCAAGTGTCTGCAGAAGCGCTTCGGCATCATTCCGGGTGTAACCGACAAGAACTACATCACCAATTCCTATCACATCCATGTGCAGGAAGAGATCAATGCCTTCGATAAGCTGACAAAGGAGGCAGCGTTCCAGCAGCTTTCTCCGGGCGGAGCGATTTCCTATGTCGAAGTTCCGAATATGCAGAACAACATTCAGGCAGTTCTCGCTCTGATGAAGCATATCTACAATACGATCATGTATGCGGAACTGAATACGAAGTCCGACTACTGCCAGGTGTGCGGCTACGATGGCGAAATCCAGATCGTCGAAGATGAGAACCACAAGCTGATCTGGAGGTGCCCGAACTGCGGCAATACCGATCAGTCGAAGATGAATGTCGCACGACGTACCTGCGGCTACATCGGCACCCAGTTCTGGAACCAGGGCCGTACGGCTGAGATCCGGGACCGCGTCCTGCATCTGTAA